A window of Deltaproteobacteria bacterium contains these coding sequences:
- a CDS encoding lamin tail domain-containing protein: protein MATGAVACGGGDDDDDDIVRVDAATTTPDAAATTPDAGSATPDGGSATPDGGSTTPDGGSATPDGGALPDAATPPDGGSATPDGGSATPDGGALPDAATPPDGGALPDAAVPVMPAAAGDVVITEIMQNPKVVADADGEWFELYNPTTATWNLEGCTIKDSETGTSADAHTIDAGGAGLLLAPGAYLVLGPNADPETNDGVKVDYAYPVADFRLGNGADEVIVECAGVTIDMVAYDGGPTFPDPNGASMNLDPSKFNATDNDDGANWCTATASYSPNNLGTPGAPNTPCSTAP from the coding sequence GTGGCGACCGGTGCCGTCGCGTGTGGCGGCGGTGACGACGACGACGATGACATCGTTCGCGTCGACGCCGCGACGACGACGCCCGACGCGGCCGCGACGACCCCCGACGCCGGTTCCGCGACGCCCGACGGCGGTTCCGCGACCCCCGACGGCGGGTCGACGACGCCCGACGGCGGTTCCGCGACCCCCGATGGCGGCGCCCTCCCCGACGCCGCCACGCCCCCCGACGGCGGGTCGGCGACGCCCGATGGCGGGTCGGCGACGCCCGACGGCGGCGCCCTCCCTGACGCCGCCACGCCCCCCGACGGCGGCGCCCTCCCCGACGCCGCCGTACCGGTCATGCCGGCCGCGGCGGGCGACGTCGTGATCACCGAGATCATGCAGAACCCGAAGGTCGTCGCCGACGCCGACGGCGAATGGTTCGAGCTGTACAACCCGACGACCGCGACGTGGAACCTCGAGGGCTGCACGATCAAGGACTCCGAAACCGGCACCAGCGCCGACGCCCATACGATCGATGCGGGAGGCGCCGGCCTGCTGCTGGCGCCCGGCGCGTACCTCGTGCTCGGTCCCAACGCCGACCCCGAGACCAACGACGGCGTGAAGGTCGACTACGCGTACCCGGTCGCCGACTTCCGCCTCGGCAACGGGGCCGACGAGGTGATCGTCGAGTGCGCCGGCGTGACGATCGATATGGTCGCGTACGACGGCGGCCCGACGTTCCCCGATCCGAACGGCGCGTCGATGAACCTCGACCCGTCGAAGTTCAACGCGACGGACAACGACGACGGCGCCAACTGGTGCACGGCGACCGCCAGCTACAGTCCGAACAACCTCGGTACGCCCGGCGCCCCGAACACGCCCTGTTCGACCGCGCCGTAG